From the genome of Nasonia vitripennis strain AsymCx chromosome 1, Nvit_psr_1.1, whole genome shotgun sequence, one region includes:
- the LOC100680458 gene encoding titin isoform X1 produces the protein MESDAGHGSRRTRSASRASSTSSSLEVRCACQYYRSDSLLPERSALAAASTAAYQSSRPNRPLLRRMVQTPPAGRKSQPARCGEHEYEPIGQPVMRMAISQHSMSVRMVAPVVKITDTDMIPAVDSDDSIDDRYRFKQRALILEGDVVLPLDGRIEDSAMDGRNLGDQTIDTSADELESPQQPQNRLEESFQMSATPGAESRTDAEINTSQVDSSMIEELPLRRGASGLQQRLKTSAGKIRSRFKNIQKPTFSMPHMPHRQAKTEKPTTVAATSTTTTAEKPPASPRPADQKASRMERFRMALPERPRFSLPDKSKFHLPDRSRFHLPDRSKFHLPERPKFNIDRSKFHMKKPNIQLPKSLSRPKRCASQRGSLSREQSQASNADASSSTSATRRNIFDFSTYPRPKLFERKSKAKAEYVTSSPKESRAQSSESSTFPRANRSSLSLSARWAQRFGETVKGIHHDDSEPPVDRSKPWRHPSLEEPRLSLKPQTSQEEEEEEEEKLPWENSERRTYDAEDEEESREASYGDRSATKAPELSFDKEPVKDPRLYDEQLMTRIVAEEPKKKVRLVEEDEASLPDPEAEDEHHTYHPKELFDGSFPPVDPREFRVARENSVDLSEDEGSSMRSDREIQQSSGSSCERRRRGVIEEIDSDEFFLREKGISQENMRFTLISEISSFFTQHRDALRPRVTAEIEEIPPQRPKRTRSLRKRRDESVESYDATPPPEKPKRERSSLRQSRESFHTQPSLERVNSLSRHRIVYQTETAPMLQTKDDMASEPLDDIVVVKPARRKSRSSLRSTSQSRLPPEEQNIVLAPMQQSMTSEIPTQVPVPPVPRRRKRLRRDNTNQSSSLSVRTSDSALCNGFHDTGSLRHSHERIPPTPPPTPPPPSHPDELDYIEPAAAPVTSHPPPVPPKRTRSHSRTASLAPEDDRTSHGAESLPGDFGYADEDDIPVIPRDSSSREPSLPGYAVIEKREKPPRPPPPRRKRQDKFATAPRPSKNGGPKRPLRAYSTLRPAKSDTIRKSVESIPFMDADYSLHDREPQPVHNDDDDDDFHKDLRSGEVLSKMQGRPLPAPPRPPRHRRVDRHTRRSLPREITPDFSETVASTQTDPLPDDLVIEEEITSAKLVVTPSRHGSSQVLISTERVPSPTNGSYKSLSSGEPKTPPIPPLPSSVQQRDPVRTQAKDTNESDYRVPSSGEPRRLDPSQLEMLRSALFSSEGPLRIPSLEVGDLKVERLTVSQLEAYKVAASEIDAIVVSATELSNRGDTEGGIHPSLLQELIAIRNQLEAVAASQPQSRPQSAMEDACTATSNERIDMPLEESSRAAERRRSFTRERSPLLVVEQSLSGQEATKEMGRTSFPLSGSTTDLTLVASDSPSVSEVTTTFISTEATEEPVITITEAPVVQPSLDIATDDKLSSPRTTSPESRLTRSSSPSRSRSSSPSRGRPGVVRQTASPVKSLPPVISVTPDNIVTPTSTLPTGDNDNNMPLRHVTSSGVQPQRAVISYQSSNEPATTPSSLPPSRETSQSPPPPVTRLARESSRSPPPPSSPPQAPTRDPDVQTRFIAFPTSQIPASFFALADPPLSSSVTDQQQHQQRRDVEVEPSIADMSGQLLRALRHAGTRSLRHFVDSVVSRFASPDEVEETGVTSAAGALSEEKVRRIELAMCALLILIAGLIIMCICTPRTVTHHHHWDYFNPPQ, from the exons ATGGAAAGCGACGCGGGCCACGGCAGTCGTCGCACGCGCAGCGCCTCCCGCGCGTCCTCCACCTCCAGCAGCCTCGAGGTGCGCTGCGCCTGCCAGTACTACCGGAGCGACTCGCTCTTGCCGGAGCGCAGCGCCTTGGCCGCCGCCAGTACCGCTGCCTATCAGAGCTCGCGGCCGAATCGGCCGCTCCTGCGCAGGATGGTGCAGACGCCGCCGGCCGGTAGGAAGAGTCAGCCGGCGCGATGCGG CGAGCACGAGTACGAGCCGATCGGCCAGCCGGTCATGCGGATGGCGATCTCGCAGCACTCGATGTCGGTGCGTATGGTCGCGCCAGTGGTCAAGATCACCGACACGGACATGATACCGGCGGTGGACAGCGACGACAGCATCGACGATCGCTACCGGTTCAAGCAACGCGCCCTCATCCTCGAGGGCGACGTCGTCCTGCCGCTCGACGGCCGAATCGAGGACAGCGCCATGGATGGGCGTAACCTCGGCGACCAGACGATCGACACATCGGCCGACGAGTTGGAGAGTCCGCAGCAGCCGCAGAACAGACTCGAGGAGAGCTTTCAGATGAGCGCAACACCCGGTGCCGAGTCGAGGACCGACGCGGAGATCAACACCAGTCAG GTGGACTCATCGATGATAGAGGAGCTGCCCTTACGCCGAGGCGCTAGCGGTCTGCAGCAGCGACTGAAAACCTCCGCCGGCAAGATCCGTTCGCGCTTCAAGAACATCCAGAAGCCGACTTTCTCCATGCCGCACATGCCCCATCGCCAGGCCAAGACCGAAAAGCCCACGACCGTCGCGGCGACGAGTACGACGACGACAGCCGAGAAACCTCCGGCTTCTCCTCGACCAGCCGACCAAAAAGCCAGTCGAATGGAGCGTTTCCGCATGGCATTGCCCGAGAGGCCCAGGTTCTCCCTGCCCGACAAATCCAAGTTCCATTTGCCCGACCGGTCCCGGTTTCATTTACCCGATAGGTCCAAGTTTCATCTGCCCGAGCGTCCCAAGTTCAACATCGACCGAAGCAAGTTTCACATGAAGAAGCCGAACATTCAGCTGCCCAAGTCGCTCAGCCGTCCGAAGAGGTGCGCTTCTCAGAGGGGCTCGCTG TCGCGAGAACAGAGCCAGGCTTCGAACGCCGATGCCTCGTCGTCCACCAGTGCCACTCGGCGCAACATCTTCGACTTCTCCACGTACCCCCGTCCCAAGCTCTTCGAGCGCAAGTCCAAGGCGAAGGCCGAGTACGTGACCTCCTCCCCCAAGGAGTCCCGGGCCCAGTCGAGCGAGTCGTCGACTTTTCCTCGAGCCAACAGGTCGTCCTTGTCGCTCAGCGCCAGATGGGCCCAGCGGTTCGGCGAGACGGTCAAGGGCATCCACCACGACGACAGCGAGCCGCCAGTCGACAGGTCGAAGCCCTGGAGGCATCCGTCCCTCGAGGAGCCTCGGCTTTCCCTGAAACCTCAGACGtcgcaggaggaggaggaggaggaggaggagaagctGCCCTGGGAGAATAGCGAGAGGAGGACCTACGACgccgaggacgaggaggagagCAGGGAGGCGTCGTACGGAGACAGGAGCGCAACAAAG GCACCAGAACTTTCCTTCGACAAGGAGCCAGTGAAAGACCCGCGACTGTACGACGAACAGTTGATGACCCGCATCGTGGCCGAGGAGCCGAAGAAGAAGGTCAGGCTCGTCGAGGAGGATGAAGCATCTCTGCCTGATCCTGAG GCCGAAGACGAGCACCACACATACCACCCGAAAGAGCTGTTCGATGGATCTTTTCCACCGGTAGACCCCCGTGAGTTCCGAGTGGCCAGAGAAAACTCGGTTGACTTGTCGGAGGATGAAGGTTCATCCATGCGTTCGGATCGGGAGATCCAACAGTCGAGTGGTAGCTCCTGCGAACGGCGCAGACGAGGCGTCATCGAAGAAATTGATTCGGACGAGTTCTTCCTCAGGGAGAAGGGCATAAGTCAGGAGAACATGCGGTTCACGCTCATCAGCGAAATCAG CTCCTTCTTTACTCAACACAGAGACGCCCTGAGGCCGCGGGTCACGGCTGAGATCGAAGAGATACCACCGCAGCGGCCCAAGCGCACGCGTTCGCTGCGAAAACGCCGGGACGAGTCTGTCGAGTCCTACGACGCCACACCTCCACCAGAAAAGCCAAAACGCGAGCGCAGTTCTCTGCGCCAAAGTCGAGAGTCCTTCCATACTCAGCCGTCCCTGGAAAGAGTCAACAGTCTGTCGCGACACAGGATTGTCTATCAGACGGAGACAGCGCCGATGTTGCAGACCAAGGACGATATGGCTAGCGAGCCTCTGGATGATATAGTGGTGGTGAAACCGGCAAGGAGAAAATCGAGGAGCTCGTTAAGAAGTACGAGTCAGAGCAGACTGCCACCAGAGGAGCAGAACATCGTTTTGGCGCCCATGCAGCAGTCGATGACGAGTGAGATTCCGACACAGGTCCCGGTACCCCCCGTGCCACGTAGGAGGAAGAGATTGAGGCGGGATAACACCAATCAGTCATCTAGTCTGAG CGTAAGAACAAGCGATAGTGCGCTTTGCAATGGCTTCCACGATACCGGTTCCCTTCGTCACTCGCACGAACGCATCCCCCCAACACCACCACCGACACCTCCACCTCCATCTCATCCGGATGAACTGGATTACATCGAACCAGCGGCGGCTCCAGTAACCTCTCATCCACCACCTGTTCCTCCAAAACGCACGCGGTCGCACTCGCGGACGGCGAGTCTAGCGCCGGAGGACGACCGTACGTCCCACGGAGCTGAGTCGCTGCCAGGCGACTTCGGATATGCCGACGAGGACGACATACCCGTCATTCCCCGGgactcgtcgtcgcgcgagcCCAGTTTGCCGGGGTACGCGGTTATAGAAAAGAGGGAGAAACCACCCAGACCACCACCGCCCAGGAGAAAGAGGCAGGATAAGTTTGCCACGGCACCGAGACCGTCCAAGAATGGAGGACCCAAAAGGCCGCTGAGGGCTTATAGTACTTTAAGGCCGGCCAAGTCTGATACAATCAG GAAATCGGTCGAATCAATACCGTTCATGGACGCCGATTACTCGCTCCACGACCGAGAGCCACAGCCAGTccacaacgacgacgacgacgacgacttccACAAGGATCTGCGGAGTGGCGAGGTTCTCAGCAAAATGCAAGGACGACCCTTACCAGCAcctcctcgtcctcctcgGCACCGTCGCGTCGATCGCCATACTCGTCGAAGTCTACCCCGCGAAATAACCCCAGATTTCTCAGAAACGGTGGCTTCGACACAAACCGATCCTCTACCTGACGACCTAGTTATAGAGGAGGAGATTACAAGTGCCAAGCTCGTGGTAACCCCATCGCGACACGGCTCCAGTCAGGTATTGATCAGCACCGAACGCGTTCCTAGCCCCACCAACGGCAGCTACAAAAGCCTCAGCAGTGGTGAGCCAAAGACGCCGCCTATACCGCCATTGCCTAGCAGTGTGCAGCAGAGGGATCCTGTCAGAACGCAAGCTAAAGACACAA ATGAAAGCGACTACAGAGTGCCGTCCTCCGGCGAACCCAGACGACTGGATCCATCTCAACTGGAGATGCTGCGATcggctttattttcttcgGAGGGACCCCTTAGAATACCAAGCTTAGAAGTGGGCGATCTAAAGGTCGAACGGTTAACGGTCTCACAGTTGGAAGCCTACAAGGTTGCAGCTTCTGAAATCGATGCCATCGTAGTATCTGCGACGGAACTGTCGAACAGGGGTGATACCGAGGGCGGCATTCATCCCTCTCTGCTGCAGGAACTCATAGCAATAAGGAATCAATTAG AAGCGGTGGCGGCATCACAACCACAGTCGCGTCCCCAGTCTGCAATGGAGGACGCCTGTACGGCTACCAGCAACGAGAGAATCGATATGCCATTGGAAGAATCGAGCAGAGCTGCTGAGAGGAGACGATCATTCACCAGGGAGAGGTCGCCTTTGCTGGTTGTTGAACAATCACTTTCCGGACAAGAGGCTACGAAAGAGATGGGTCGCACCTCATTTCCGCTGTCCGGTTCCACCACTGACTTGACGCTCGTGGCTTCCGACAGTCCTAGTGTCAGCGAAGTCACGACGACATTCATCAGCACTGAG GCTACTGAAGAACCAGTGATAACGATCACGGAAGCCCCAGTCGTTCAACCTTCCCTAGACATCGCAACGGACGACAAACTGTCGAGCCCCCGCACGACCTCACCTGAATCCCGCCTCACGAGATCTTCGTCCCCATCAAGATCTAGGTCGTCGTCCCCGAGTCGCGGTCGTCCGGGTGTCGTGCGTCAGACGGCCTCACCGGTAAAGTCCCTACCCCCCGTGATATCGGTAACGCCCGATAACATAGTCACGCCTACGAGCACATTACCCACGGGCGACAACGATAACAACATGCCACTCAGACACGTAACATCCAGTGGAGTCCAGCCACAACGTGCTGTTATATCGTACCAATCCTCTAACGAGCCCGCCACGACCCCGTCGTCGTTACCCCCGTCTCGCGAGACATCCCAATCCCCACCGCCCCCTGTGACGAGACTAGCGAGGGAGTCCTCTAGGTCACCCCCACCACCATCATCGCCCCCGCAAGCACCTACTCGAGACCCCGACGTTCAGACCCGGTTCATAGCCTTTCCCACCTCACAGATCCCGGCCTCGTTCTTTGCGTTGGCCGACCCGCCATTGTCATCGTCGGTCACTGACCAACAACAACATCAACAGCGCCGCGACGTAGAGGTAGAACCGAGCATTGCGGACATGAGCGGGCAGTTGCTCAGGGCCCTCAGGCACGCCGGAACTCGATCACTCAGGCATTTTGTCGATTCTGTAGTTTCTAGATTCGCCAGTCCAGACGAAGTCGAAGAGACCGGAGTGACCTCCGCAGCTGGAGCGTTGAGCGAGGAGAAGGTACGCCGGATTGAGCTGGCTATGTGCGCACTGCTCATTCTCATTGCCGGGCTAATCATCATGTGCATCTGCACGCCAAGGACAGTCACGCACCACCACCACTGGGACTATTTCAATCCGCCGCAGTGA
- the LOC100680458 gene encoding titin isoform X3 yields MKGCGPSAEYCRERETRVRGLLALPRMTPKRVRFSEHEYEPIGQPVMRMAISQHSMSVRMVAPVVKITDTDMIPAVDSDDSIDDRYRFKQRALILEGDVVLPLDGRIEDSAMDGRNLGDQTIDTSADELESPQQPQNRLEESFQMSATPGAESRTDAEINTSQVDSSMIEELPLRRGASGLQQRLKTSAGKIRSRFKNIQKPTFSMPHMPHRQAKTEKPTTVAATSTTTTAEKPPASPRPADQKASRMERFRMALPERPRFSLPDKSKFHLPDRSRFHLPDRSKFHLPERPKFNIDRSKFHMKKPNIQLPKSLSRPKRCASQRGSLSREQSQASNADASSSTSATRRNIFDFSTYPRPKLFERKSKAKAEYVTSSPKESRAQSSESSTFPRANRSSLSLSARWAQRFGETVKGIHHDDSEPPVDRSKPWRHPSLEEPRLSLKPQTSQEEEEEEEEKLPWENSERRTYDAEDEEESREASYGDRSATKAPELSFDKEPVKDPRLYDEQLMTRIVAEEPKKKVRLVEEDEASLPDPEAEDEHHTYHPKELFDGSFPPVDPREFRVARENSVDLSEDEGSSMRSDREIQQSSGSSCERRRRGVIEEIDSDEFFLREKGISQENMRFTLISEISSFFTQHRDALRPRVTAEIEEIPPQRPKRTRSLRKRRDESVESYDATPPPEKPKRERSSLRQSRESFHTQPSLERVNSLSRHRIVYQTETAPMLQTKDDMASEPLDDIVVVKPARRKSRSSLRSTSQSRLPPEEQNIVLAPMQQSMTSEIPTQVPVPPVPRRRKRLRRDNTNQSSSLSVRTSDSALCNGFHDTGSLRHSHERIPPTPPPTPPPPSHPDELDYIEPAAAPVTSHPPPVPPKRTRSHSRTASLAPEDDRTSHGAESLPGDFGYADEDDIPVIPRDSSSREPSLPGYAVIEKREKPPRPPPPRRKRQDKFATAPRPSKNGGPKRPLRAYSTLRPAKSDTIRKSVESIPFMDADYSLHDREPQPVHNDDDDDDFHKDLRSGEVLSKMQGRPLPAPPRPPRHRRVDRHTRRSLPREITPDFSETVASTQTDPLPDDLVIEEEITSAKLVVTPSRHGSSQVLISTERVPSPTNGSYKSLSSGEPKTPPIPPLPSSVQQRDPVRTQAKDTNESDYRVPSSGEPRRLDPSQLEMLRSALFSSEGPLRIPSLEVGDLKVERLTVSQLEAYKVAASEIDAIVVSATELSNRGDTEGGIHPSLLQELIAIRNQLEAVAASQPQSRPQSAMEDACTATSNERIDMPLEESSRAAERRRSFTRERSPLLVVEQSLSGQEATKEMGRTSFPLSGSTTDLTLVASDSPSVSEVTTTFISTEATEEPVITITEAPVVQPSLDIATDDKLSSPRTTSPESRLTRSSSPSRSRSSSPSRGRPGVVRQTASPVKSLPPVISVTPDNIVTPTSTLPTGDNDNNMPLRHVTSSGVQPQRAVISYQSSNEPATTPSSLPPSRETSQSPPPPVTRLARESSRSPPPPSSPPQAPTRDPDVQTRFIAFPTSQIPASFFALADPPLSSSVTDQQQHQQRRDVEVEPSIADMSGQLLRALRHAGTRSLRHFVDSVVSRFASPDEVEETGVTSAAGALSEEKVRRIELAMCALLILIAGLIIMCICTPRTVTHHHHWDYFNPPQ; encoded by the exons ATGAAAGGGTGCGGACCGAGCGCGGAGtattgcagagagagagagactcgcgtGCGCGGCTTGCTTGCACTGCCAAGAATGACGCCGAAGAGAGTCAGGTTCAG CGAGCACGAGTACGAGCCGATCGGCCAGCCGGTCATGCGGATGGCGATCTCGCAGCACTCGATGTCGGTGCGTATGGTCGCGCCAGTGGTCAAGATCACCGACACGGACATGATACCGGCGGTGGACAGCGACGACAGCATCGACGATCGCTACCGGTTCAAGCAACGCGCCCTCATCCTCGAGGGCGACGTCGTCCTGCCGCTCGACGGCCGAATCGAGGACAGCGCCATGGATGGGCGTAACCTCGGCGACCAGACGATCGACACATCGGCCGACGAGTTGGAGAGTCCGCAGCAGCCGCAGAACAGACTCGAGGAGAGCTTTCAGATGAGCGCAACACCCGGTGCCGAGTCGAGGACCGACGCGGAGATCAACACCAGTCAG GTGGACTCATCGATGATAGAGGAGCTGCCCTTACGCCGAGGCGCTAGCGGTCTGCAGCAGCGACTGAAAACCTCCGCCGGCAAGATCCGTTCGCGCTTCAAGAACATCCAGAAGCCGACTTTCTCCATGCCGCACATGCCCCATCGCCAGGCCAAGACCGAAAAGCCCACGACCGTCGCGGCGACGAGTACGACGACGACAGCCGAGAAACCTCCGGCTTCTCCTCGACCAGCCGACCAAAAAGCCAGTCGAATGGAGCGTTTCCGCATGGCATTGCCCGAGAGGCCCAGGTTCTCCCTGCCCGACAAATCCAAGTTCCATTTGCCCGACCGGTCCCGGTTTCATTTACCCGATAGGTCCAAGTTTCATCTGCCCGAGCGTCCCAAGTTCAACATCGACCGAAGCAAGTTTCACATGAAGAAGCCGAACATTCAGCTGCCCAAGTCGCTCAGCCGTCCGAAGAGGTGCGCTTCTCAGAGGGGCTCGCTG TCGCGAGAACAGAGCCAGGCTTCGAACGCCGATGCCTCGTCGTCCACCAGTGCCACTCGGCGCAACATCTTCGACTTCTCCACGTACCCCCGTCCCAAGCTCTTCGAGCGCAAGTCCAAGGCGAAGGCCGAGTACGTGACCTCCTCCCCCAAGGAGTCCCGGGCCCAGTCGAGCGAGTCGTCGACTTTTCCTCGAGCCAACAGGTCGTCCTTGTCGCTCAGCGCCAGATGGGCCCAGCGGTTCGGCGAGACGGTCAAGGGCATCCACCACGACGACAGCGAGCCGCCAGTCGACAGGTCGAAGCCCTGGAGGCATCCGTCCCTCGAGGAGCCTCGGCTTTCCCTGAAACCTCAGACGtcgcaggaggaggaggaggaggaggaggagaagctGCCCTGGGAGAATAGCGAGAGGAGGACCTACGACgccgaggacgaggaggagagCAGGGAGGCGTCGTACGGAGACAGGAGCGCAACAAAG GCACCAGAACTTTCCTTCGACAAGGAGCCAGTGAAAGACCCGCGACTGTACGACGAACAGTTGATGACCCGCATCGTGGCCGAGGAGCCGAAGAAGAAGGTCAGGCTCGTCGAGGAGGATGAAGCATCTCTGCCTGATCCTGAG GCCGAAGACGAGCACCACACATACCACCCGAAAGAGCTGTTCGATGGATCTTTTCCACCGGTAGACCCCCGTGAGTTCCGAGTGGCCAGAGAAAACTCGGTTGACTTGTCGGAGGATGAAGGTTCATCCATGCGTTCGGATCGGGAGATCCAACAGTCGAGTGGTAGCTCCTGCGAACGGCGCAGACGAGGCGTCATCGAAGAAATTGATTCGGACGAGTTCTTCCTCAGGGAGAAGGGCATAAGTCAGGAGAACATGCGGTTCACGCTCATCAGCGAAATCAG CTCCTTCTTTACTCAACACAGAGACGCCCTGAGGCCGCGGGTCACGGCTGAGATCGAAGAGATACCACCGCAGCGGCCCAAGCGCACGCGTTCGCTGCGAAAACGCCGGGACGAGTCTGTCGAGTCCTACGACGCCACACCTCCACCAGAAAAGCCAAAACGCGAGCGCAGTTCTCTGCGCCAAAGTCGAGAGTCCTTCCATACTCAGCCGTCCCTGGAAAGAGTCAACAGTCTGTCGCGACACAGGATTGTCTATCAGACGGAGACAGCGCCGATGTTGCAGACCAAGGACGATATGGCTAGCGAGCCTCTGGATGATATAGTGGTGGTGAAACCGGCAAGGAGAAAATCGAGGAGCTCGTTAAGAAGTACGAGTCAGAGCAGACTGCCACCAGAGGAGCAGAACATCGTTTTGGCGCCCATGCAGCAGTCGATGACGAGTGAGATTCCGACACAGGTCCCGGTACCCCCCGTGCCACGTAGGAGGAAGAGATTGAGGCGGGATAACACCAATCAGTCATCTAGTCTGAG CGTAAGAACAAGCGATAGTGCGCTTTGCAATGGCTTCCACGATACCGGTTCCCTTCGTCACTCGCACGAACGCATCCCCCCAACACCACCACCGACACCTCCACCTCCATCTCATCCGGATGAACTGGATTACATCGAACCAGCGGCGGCTCCAGTAACCTCTCATCCACCACCTGTTCCTCCAAAACGCACGCGGTCGCACTCGCGGACGGCGAGTCTAGCGCCGGAGGACGACCGTACGTCCCACGGAGCTGAGTCGCTGCCAGGCGACTTCGGATATGCCGACGAGGACGACATACCCGTCATTCCCCGGgactcgtcgtcgcgcgagcCCAGTTTGCCGGGGTACGCGGTTATAGAAAAGAGGGAGAAACCACCCAGACCACCACCGCCCAGGAGAAAGAGGCAGGATAAGTTTGCCACGGCACCGAGACCGTCCAAGAATGGAGGACCCAAAAGGCCGCTGAGGGCTTATAGTACTTTAAGGCCGGCCAAGTCTGATACAATCAG GAAATCGGTCGAATCAATACCGTTCATGGACGCCGATTACTCGCTCCACGACCGAGAGCCACAGCCAGTccacaacgacgacgacgacgacgacttccACAAGGATCTGCGGAGTGGCGAGGTTCTCAGCAAAATGCAAGGACGACCCTTACCAGCAcctcctcgtcctcctcgGCACCGTCGCGTCGATCGCCATACTCGTCGAAGTCTACCCCGCGAAATAACCCCAGATTTCTCAGAAACGGTGGCTTCGACACAAACCGATCCTCTACCTGACGACCTAGTTATAGAGGAGGAGATTACAAGTGCCAAGCTCGTGGTAACCCCATCGCGACACGGCTCCAGTCAGGTATTGATCAGCACCGAACGCGTTCCTAGCCCCACCAACGGCAGCTACAAAAGCCTCAGCAGTGGTGAGCCAAAGACGCCGCCTATACCGCCATTGCCTAGCAGTGTGCAGCAGAGGGATCCTGTCAGAACGCAAGCTAAAGACACAA ATGAAAGCGACTACAGAGTGCCGTCCTCCGGCGAACCCAGACGACTGGATCCATCTCAACTGGAGATGCTGCGATcggctttattttcttcgGAGGGACCCCTTAGAATACCAAGCTTAGAAGTGGGCGATCTAAAGGTCGAACGGTTAACGGTCTCACAGTTGGAAGCCTACAAGGTTGCAGCTTCTGAAATCGATGCCATCGTAGTATCTGCGACGGAACTGTCGAACAGGGGTGATACCGAGGGCGGCATTCATCCCTCTCTGCTGCAGGAACTCATAGCAATAAGGAATCAATTAG AAGCGGTGGCGGCATCACAACCACAGTCGCGTCCCCAGTCTGCAATGGAGGACGCCTGTACGGCTACCAGCAACGAGAGAATCGATATGCCATTGGAAGAATCGAGCAGAGCTGCTGAGAGGAGACGATCATTCACCAGGGAGAGGTCGCCTTTGCTGGTTGTTGAACAATCACTTTCCGGACAAGAGGCTACGAAAGAGATGGGTCGCACCTCATTTCCGCTGTCCGGTTCCACCACTGACTTGACGCTCGTGGCTTCCGACAGTCCTAGTGTCAGCGAAGTCACGACGACATTCATCAGCACTGAG GCTACTGAAGAACCAGTGATAACGATCACGGAAGCCCCAGTCGTTCAACCTTCCCTAGACATCGCAACGGACGACAAACTGTCGAGCCCCCGCACGACCTCACCTGAATCCCGCCTCACGAGATCTTCGTCCCCATCAAGATCTAGGTCGTCGTCCCCGAGTCGCGGTCGTCCGGGTGTCGTGCGTCAGACGGCCTCACCGGTAAAGTCCCTACCCCCCGTGATATCGGTAACGCCCGATAACATAGTCACGCCTACGAGCACATTACCCACGGGCGACAACGATAACAACATGCCACTCAGACACGTAACATCCAGTGGAGTCCAGCCACAACGTGCTGTTATATCGTACCAATCCTCTAACGAGCCCGCCACGACCCCGTCGTCGTTACCCCCGTCTCGCGAGACATCCCAATCCCCACCGCCCCCTGTGACGAGACTAGCGAGGGAGTCCTCTAGGTCACCCCCACCACCATCATCGCCCCCGCAAGCACCTACTCGAGACCCCGACGTTCAGACCCGGTTCATAGCCTTTCCCACCTCACAGATCCCGGCCTCGTTCTTTGCGTTGGCCGACCCGCCATTGTCATCGTCGGTCACTGACCAACAACAACATCAACAGCGCCGCGACGTAGAGGTAGAACCGAGCATTGCGGACATGAGCGGGCAGTTGCTCAGGGCCCTCAGGCACGCCGGAACTCGATCACTCAGGCATTTTGTCGATTCTGTAGTTTCTAGATTCGCCAGTCCAGACGAAGTCGAAGAGACCGGAGTGACCTCCGCAGCTGGAGCGTTGAGCGAGGAGAAGGTACGCCGGATTGAGCTGGCTATGTGCGCACTGCTCATTCTCATTGCCGGGCTAATCATCATGTGCATCTGCACGCCAAGGACAGTCACGCACCACCACCACTGGGACTATTTCAATCCGCCGCAGTGA